In Zingiber officinale cultivar Zhangliang chromosome 8B, Zo_v1.1, whole genome shotgun sequence, a single genomic region encodes these proteins:
- the LOC122014451 gene encoding uncharacterized protein LOC122014451, with the protein MKTSQKLYLLQLLVRDCLPEESGPTPVLSDLSFIISKIKTVDLLSEQLPNPSNTKLVEAWRAAMDAWLERVISLTSSKMPDKCWVGVSLLGVTCGKCSSARFITSYSVWFQKLLSIIQLPPNSSFVRVAVCTSLSDLFTRLTLFSNLKKVGIAFAGKVIPPIIKLLNENGSDVVLEGVLTLLCTILKLFPSLHGLYDNVQAALVAKIVPSSSNADLSKKIANCLALLPMAKIDEDSWSLMMQQIIMEIDILLNYSLQGLEGEMRSSSIVRLLIPPGRHPPSPLGILSSLNKVSEQSTKRFLKLVVPTIVTLMQCCCMMLTNPYPIQVIVPISPLVALVQRVLMVDGSSHVSLTGFTTIIDKDLVCHDPTLHLGGMDLLIALIEGVKSQLIPHAATIARILMEYSKREILPSQRIKLYSVESLLISMGAGITLYLAQELINNASADLNDHSGSNTYISYQHLSIEFDQAMTQNDLSIKTAALKALEALLIAGGPLKSKAWRSETDFLLITVARNAFDMRWANGGNSSTVELESTTSRLDFLLTALSALLISLKSTSHVRPPHLCEALEIFHRGKLEGGAVLAAMCGVALLDLENLIHPRALPLINTEDSILKACKQRYHGNTFYGGYPNSETSTFSIGNIGATNNMDDNNNDEDELLNGWLRSDKEERPVQFSNTNGEPSRKYVAGTNGPSKDIDMDGPSKVEEVNVQTIVTGDENKASDESDVAVHVVPMETDNNNLMVSNIINGEHPSSSGAPEILGRVSKNTIMVDTWKSLDVPDMGKQLQIGTASTENVRDKQRELAPMYDSDSISLDSLPGIVDADPDSE; encoded by the exons ATGAAGACCTCCCAGAAACTTTACTTGCTCCAACTTCTGGTGAGGGATTGCCTACCCGAGGAGAGCGGCCCTACTCCGGTCCTCTCGGACCTCTCCTTCATCATCTCCAAGATCAAGACTGTCGACCTACTCTCCGAGCAACTCCCCAATCCCTCCAATACGAAGCTGGTGGAGGCGTGGCGAGCCGCCATGGATGCCTGGTTAGAACGCGTCATCTCGTTGACATCTAGTAAAATG CCAGACAAATGTTGGGTGGGCGTAAGCTTGCTAGGTGTGACTTGTGGAAAGTGCAGCTCTGCCCGTTTCATTACTTCTTATTCTGTTTGGTTCCAGAAGCTATTGTCAATTATTCAG CTACCACCCAACTCCAGTTTTGTAAGAGTGGCAGTTTGTACTTCATTATCTGATCTTTTCACCAG GTTGACTCTTTTTTCAAACTTGAAGAAAGTTGGAATAGCTTTTGCTGGGAAGGTTATACCACCAATTATCAAGTTGTTGAATGAGAATGGATCAGATGTTGTATTG GAAGGGGTTCTTACTTTGTTATGCACCATTCTGAAGTTATTTCCTTCCTTGCATGGGCTCTATGACAAT GTTCAGGCTGCTCTTGTCGCAAAGATTGTGCCATCAAGTTCTAATGCAGATTTATCAAAG AAAATAGCGAATTGTTTGGCACTTCTCCCTATGGCAAAAATCGATGAAGATAGTTGGTCTCTCATGATGCAGCAGATTATCATGGAGATAGATATTCTTTTGAATTATAGCTTACAAGGACTAGAAGGAG AAATGAGAAGTTCTTCAATTGTGAGATTGTTGATTCCACCAGGAAGGCACCCCCCTTCCCCATTGGGCATACTGTCATCATTGAATAAAGTTTCAGAGCAATCAACAAAAAGATTTCTCAAATTGGTAGTCCCTACAATTGTCACTCTTATGCAGTGTTGCTGCATGATGCTTACCAATCCTTATCCTATTCAG GTTATTGTTCCTATTTCCCCCTTAGTTGCACTGGTTCAGAGAGTGCTTATGGTAGATGGCTCATCACATGTTTCTTTAACTGGATTCACAACCATCATTGATAAAGATCTTGTATGCCATGATCCAACATTACACTTGGGTGGCATGGATCTTTTGATTGCTCTTATAGAAGGAGTTAAGAG TCAACTCATACCACATGCTGCCACTATTGCACGAATTCTGATGGAGTATTCCAAGAGAGAGATATTGCCATCTCAAAGGATAAAATTGTATTCTGTGGAGTCTTTGCTGATCTCCATGGGAGCTG GAATAACTTTGTATCTTGCTCAAGAGCTAATCAATAATGCTTCAGCTGATTTGAATGATCACTCGGGAAGCAATACATATATATCATATCAGCACTTGTCAATAGAATTTGATCAAGCTATGACACAAAACGACCTTTCTATAAAAACAGCTGCACTTAAGGCATTGGAAGCTCTTCTTATTGCA GGTGGTCCTTTGAAATCAAAAGCTTGGCGATCAGAAACGGATTTTTTGTTGATAACTGTAGCAAGAAATGCCTTTGATATGAGATGGGCTAACGGGGGGAATTCTTCAACTGTGGAACTTGAATCAACCACCTCCAGACTTGATTTTCTGCTTACGGCATTGTCTGCTCTATTAATATCTTTGAAATCTACGTCACATGTTCGTCCTCCTCACTTATGTGAAGCGCTTGAGATTTTTCACAGAG GAAAACTGGAAGGTGGAGCAGTACTTGCTGCAATGTGTGGTGTTGCACTACTGgacttggaaaatcttatccatcCTCGAGCACTTCCTCTAATAAATACTGAAGATTCAATTCTTAAAGCTTGCAAACAGAGATACCACGGAAATACATTTTACGGTGGTTATCCAAATTCAGAGACATCTACTTTTTCAATAGGTAATATAGGTGCAACAAATAATATGGATGATAACAACAATGACGAGGATGAATTGTTGAATGGCTGGCTGCGCTCTGATAAAGAAGAGAGACCTGTTCAGTTTTCAAACACTAATGGTGAACCATCAAGGAAATATGTAGCAGGCACAAATGGCCCAAGCAAAGATATAGATATGGATGGGCCAAGCAAAGTAGAAGAGGTCAATGTCCAAACTATTGTTACAGGTGACGAAAATAAAGCTTCTGATGAAAGTGATGTAGCTGTCCATGTTGTACCAATGGAAACTGACAACAATAATCTAATGGTGTCTAACATTATAAATGGGGAACACCCCAGTAGTTCAGGAGCTCCAGAGATACTAGGAAGAGTTTCTAAAAATACTATTATGGTTGATACTTGGAAAAGCTTGGATGTTCCTGACATGGGAAAACAACTCCAAATAGGGACAGCGTCAACTGAAAATGTCCGTGATAAGCAAAGAGAACTAGCTCCTATGTATGATTCTGATTCAATTTCACTTGATTCACTACCTGGTATTGTTGATGCTGATCCAGATTCTGAGTAG